From Flavipsychrobacter sp., a single genomic window includes:
- a CDS encoding T9SS type A sorting domain-containing protein — MKPSSLLKLSKLAAIITVLFSLSMTATAQTDFKIGNGTAVNSSTGTPSPIHDWYDGDKHQFLYLASEMQAAGMGPGIITAIKWDVKNTNGQGTVPGYTVSIGTTTASSLTGWSTAASTTIYGPANYTATTGMNVFTFPTPLVWNGTDNIVIQTCHGVTGRCGGYTRNCSVEYTTTSFNSGIYVQRDCSGSQCTQTSYSTTRRSNVIMSWAAPCTGVPSGFTIDGPYQVCPNRLFSLTLAGPILSNLSYQWQYSDMSAGTGWTNFTGASANAAVLSDAISAQRWYRCVIKCDNSGLTFTTPPKHVGISPFYFCYCVSYAKSAKGLDIGNVTVISAQSGDTLMNNGDPNPGLNNSKANNTYTEYNYLVQPFSIYRDSSYEFRIKEINSSSTFESGIVTAFIDFNRDGEYDTSKASGERIFTEAILGTNNPKELVIANMKVPSNAKIGLTGMRIILGKKEAKVPCDSVVDDGEVEDYIVRIDYRPCDGKMNAGTVLTSDTSICKNYDYVMTDTTYERARSGFYRHWQVSADNINWFTTPNDADKDTIQRFFTGQPLYYRLRTVCPPTDDTAYSTPTFVNAKAGYKCYCYSKAIGGKGVDTSDIGGITIGDFNTNTGGPHLLNPVANRPRTDYTDDKPKEFFTDSVYKFTVYHTLPVIQHGDAKITVFVDFNNNKEYDIPEERIFTGFTSVSGHTLVDQMKIPYNVITDVPTGMRFVLNNEVGPNVPSDEACGPYTSGETEDMIVIFRRRFPTTIGNVHGKLDGFGLYPNPTTGKFHVQFDTPNKVEEVKLRITNVTGQQLFEATYTHNGGTFNQALSLEGKPSGVYFVELQADGQKLMRKLIVD, encoded by the coding sequence ATGAAACCAAGTTCTTTACTCAAACTTAGCAAGTTAGCTGCCATTATTACGGTTCTGTTCAGTCTGTCTATGACGGCAACTGCACAAACCGATTTCAAAATTGGTAATGGTACTGCTGTAAACTCATCAACAGGTACACCTTCCCCTATACATGACTGGTATGATGGAGATAAGCACCAATTCTTATACCTAGCTTCAGAAATGCAAGCTGCAGGTATGGGGCCTGGTATTATTACAGCCATCAAATGGGATGTGAAAAATACCAATGGTCAAGGTACTGTACCTGGCTATACTGTATCTATTGGTACTACAACAGCTAGTTCTCTAACGGGATGGTCTACTGCTGCAAGTACTACTATTTATGGTCCTGCTAACTACACGGCTACTACAGGTATGAACGTGTTCACCTTCCCTACGCCATTAGTATGGAATGGTACTGATAACATTGTGATACAAACTTGTCATGGTGTTACAGGTCGTTGCGGTGGTTATACCCGTAACTGTTCTGTAGAGTATACTACTACTTCTTTTAATAGTGGTATATATGTACAAAGAGACTGCTCTGGTAGCCAATGTACACAAACGTCATATTCTACTACAAGACGTTCTAATGTTATTATGTCTTGGGCTGCACCTTGTACAGGTGTTCCGTCTGGTTTCACAATTGACGGTCCATACCAAGTATGTCCTAACAGATTATTTAGTTTAACGCTTGCTGGTCCAATTTTATCTAACCTTTCTTATCAGTGGCAATATTCTGATATGAGTGCAGGTACTGGTTGGACAAACTTTACTGGTGCTAGTGCTAATGCTGCGGTTCTATCTGATGCTATCAGCGCACAAAGATGGTATCGTTGTGTTATCAAATGTGACAACAGTGGTCTTACATTTACTACACCACCTAAGCATGTAGGAATTTCTCCATTCTATTTCTGTTACTGTGTTAGCTATGCTAAAAGCGCAAAAGGTTTAGACATAGGTAATGTAACAGTAATTAGTGCACAGTCTGGTGATACTCTAATGAACAATGGTGATCCAAACCCTGGATTAAATAATAGTAAAGCGAACAACACTTATACTGAATATAATTATTTAGTACAACCGTTCTCTATTTATAGAGATAGCTCTTATGAATTCAGAATAAAAGAAATTAACTCAAGCTCTACATTTGAGTCAGGTATAGTTACAGCATTTATCGACTTCAATAGAGATGGTGAGTATGATACTTCTAAAGCATCAGGTGAGCGCATCTTTACAGAAGCTATTTTAGGAACAAACAATCCTAAGGAATTAGTGATCGCTAATATGAAAGTACCTAGCAATGCTAAGATCGGCTTGACTGGTATGCGTATTATTCTTGGTAAAAAAGAAGCAAAAGTTCCTTGTGATTCAGTAGTAGATGATGGTGAAGTGGAAGATTACATCGTTAGGATCGATTACCGTCCATGTGATGGTAAGATGAATGCAGGTACAGTACTTACATCAGATACTTCTATCTGTAAGAACTACGATTACGTAATGACAGATACAACATACGAGAGAGCACGTTCTGGTTTCTATCGTCATTGGCAGGTTTCTGCTGATAATATCAACTGGTTCACTACACCAAATGATGCTGATAAAGATACTATTCAAAGATTCTTTACCGGTCAGCCTTTATACTACCGTTTACGTACAGTATGTCCTCCTACAGATGATACAGCGTACTCAACACCTACTTTTGTAAATGCAAAAGCTGGTTACAAATGTTATTGCTATAGTAAAGCAATAGGTGGTAAAGGTGTTGATACCAGTGATATTGGTGGTATTACTATCGGAGATTTCAATACTAATACTGGCGGACCACACTTATTAAATCCAGTTGCAAACAGACCTCGTACGGATTATACAGATGATAAACCGAAAGAATTCTTTACAGATAGTGTTTACAAGTTCACTGTTTATCATACACTACCTGTGATACAACATGGAGATGCTAAGATCACAGTATTCGTTGACTTTAATAATAACAAAGAATACGATATTCCTGAAGAACGTATTTTTACAGGCTTCACAAGTGTAAGTGGTCATACATTAGTTGACCAAATGAAGATACCTTATAATGTGATCACAGACGTTCCAACAGGTATGCGTTTTGTATTGAACAATGAAGTAGGTCCAAACGTTCCTTCTGACGAAGCTTGCGGTCCGTATACATCAGGTGAAACTGAAGATATGATCGTTATCTTCCGTAGAAGGTTCCCTACTACAATTGGTAATGTACATGGTAAGTTAGATGGTTTCGGATTATATCCTAACCCTACTACTGGTAAATTCCACGTACAGTTTGACACACCAAACAAAGTAGAAGAAGTGAAACTACGTATTACAAACGTTACAGGTCAGCAGTTGTTTGAAGCAACATACACACATAATGGTGGTACGTTCAACCAAGCATTAAGCTTAGAAGGTAAACCAAGTGGTGTATACTTTGTAGAGCTACAAGCTGATGGTCAAAAGCTAATGCGTAAATTAATAGTAGACTAA